Proteins from a genomic interval of Choristoneura fumiferana chromosome 12, NRCan_CFum_1, whole genome shotgun sequence:
- the LOC141433745 gene encoding uncharacterized protein — protein sequence MAKFAVLTLALFCLALAHAAPAEKPTEKDDLATEPVEKEDLKTAASSWGHLGGWGGHHGGYGHWGSPYYGGYYGWPSYSYGWPYYGGYGGYGGYGGYGGYGGYGGYGYGHGLWW from the coding sequence ttcgcaGTTCTCACCCTCGCACTATTCTGCCTCGCGCTTGCGCACGCTGCGCCTGCTGAAAAACCAACAGAAAAAGATGACCTAGCTACAGAACCTGTAGAAAAAGAAGACCTTAAAACTGCCGCCTCAAGCTGGGGACATTTGGGGGGATGGGGAGGCCACCACGGGGGCTATGGCCACTGGGGATCGCCATACTACGGGGGCTACTACGGGTGGCCTAGCTATAGCTATGGGTGGCCCTACTATGGTGGATATGGTGGTTACGGTGGCTACGGTGGTTACGGCGGCTATGGTGGATACGGTGGATATGGTTATGGCCACGGCTTGTGGTGGTAA